One part of the Ornithodoros turicata isolate Travis chromosome 2, ASM3712646v1, whole genome shotgun sequence genome encodes these proteins:
- the LOC135385118 gene encoding endothelin-converting enzyme-like 1, which yields MADTSSTARLTDDNQFSIAESEPFIYESLAYPMKNYNSEPPQVFAQPPYSEDAFAGAGQWYVPPSASYHSVIPRGYQQSAGHVIPMTHDIPTDIPSRYVASQMDYPVQPFPVHDVYRHIFKRPQELDTGAKRKLNWGNLGWLLLAFSLVLVLVFLLLGISTRMIREPGEYKVDGNALSVVKNLPTLPSSSRAPNTDPWTSRRDTEVVTCTSDVCQWEGKYLNGNLNYSVNPCVDFYSHVCSAKWYSGKRALGVYTSRASGAVLRSLRDFLKSVRANFSSNSFLNQAAAFSRGCMSRPSDSAWPIFGSILSDLGIAGWPLRIDLPETRPHDVARVMDKLLGTSTFVTVSLHQRSWDNKVELHVDSPPIFLRRFLAVAPKRDNVTYTEYVYKVLSLREEVSDKALELATEIVKLEEAMSDAAAPSSGNLPVVQATRPLNSFKTLPNWDWTQYFSYFIQGTPRLVLGKISILDRNYIDQLAVILTNVRQRTLINYIGYRLIIYMSPLLPAGRTHFILPISHPVQTTRGVPERLAACMFMLERVYPFGVRALTWSAMMRKSKSLHLDSLGDDFRRIRDVVRYEMKRAAVSAPWLNNNESHVATSKVDGMKIELIPRKELLALPAMTFQKDVPVRGRVLLAYYKLLRFVHTQYWTSGDRTHFHDPIIPRESVFQPGSFYDHQRNVLTLSPATVAFVARISHYFEATSVPFLLTPIVRGMFAAMDGRSTSVDVDGGVHKLLSMNSQGRFLTRAKCVQETFLRGAKALTKNDGDESLFLYENVADGAALQPLYNVFLKFAHRKNNLGIVRGLRGDVTMQRLFFLNYASMFCEHARSGMHLKKVLQRKAFVPGMLRVNGPLKRFKAFAKVFECAYDTPMNPNHSCTLW from the coding sequence ATGGCAGATACCTCGTCTACTGCACGGCTCACAGATGACAACCAGTTCTCCATCGCAGAATCGGAACCCTTCATCTACGAATCGCTCGCTTATCCAATGAAAAATTATAACTCGGAGCCTCCCCAGGTCTTCGCCCAGCCTCCATACAGCGAGGACGCCTTCGCTGGTGCCGGACAATGGTACGTGCCACCATCAGCAAGTTACCATTCCGTTATTCCGAGAGGCTACCAACAAAGTGCAGGTCACGTCATTCCAATGACGCATGACATACCAACTGACATACCCTCACGTTATGTCGCGTCCCAAATGGATTACCCAGTGCAGCCATTCCCGGTGCACGATGtgtaccgacatattttcaagAGACCTCAGGAGCTCGATACCGGAGCAAAGCGCAAGTTGAACTGGGGAAATCTAGGCTGGCTCCTCCTTGCTTTCTCTTTGGTCTTGGTCCTTGTTTTCCTCCTTCTGGGAATCTCAACTAGGATGATACGGGAACCAGGGGAATACAAAGTGGATGGTAATGCGTTATCCGTCGTCAAAAACTTGCCAACGCTACCGAGCTCAAGCCGTGCTCCAAACACGGATCCGTGGACGTCAAGGCGAGATACAGAAGTCGTGACATGCACATCCGATGTTTGTCAGTGGGAAGGAAAATACCTGAACGGGAACCTGAATTACTCAGTAAATCCTTGCGTTGACTTTTATTCCCACGTATGTTCAGCGAAGTGGTATAGTGGTAAAAGAGCGCTGGGCGTGTACACGTCTCGAGCATCCGGTGCAGTCCTCCGTAGCTTGCGGGACTTCCTGAAGAGCGTACGGGCCAACTTCTCTTCAAATTCGTTCCTGAATCAGGCTGCCGCCTTCAGTCGTGGCTGCATGAGCAGACCGAGCGACTCCGCGTGGCCAATATTTGGCTCCATTCTGTCCGACCTGGGCATAGCAGGATGGCCTTTGCGCATTGACTTGCCGGAGACGAGGCCCCACGACGTCGCCAGGGTGATGGATAAGCTATTAGGAACGTCTACGTTCGTGACCGTGTCGCTTCATCAGCGATCGTGGGACAACAAAGTGGAGCTCCACGTCGACTCGCCGCCGATTTTTCTGCGGCGGTTTCTGGCAGTCGCACCGAAACGTGACAACGTGACGTATACTGAATACGTTTATAAGGTGCTGTCGCTTCGGGAAGAAGTATCGGACAAGGCGCTAGAACTCGCGACTGAGATAGTAAAGCTGGAGGAGGCGATGTCAGATGCTGCGGCTCCTTCGAGCGGAAACCTACCAGTCGTTCAGGCTACAAGACCCTTGAATTCATTCAAGACGTTGCCGAACTGGGACTGGACGCAATATTTCTCGTACTTCATCCAAGGGACACCGAGACTAGTTCTGGGAAAAATCTCCATTCTCGACCGGAACTACATTGATCAACTCGCTGTTATCTTAACTAATGTTCGTCAGCGAACTCTGATAAACTATATCGGCTACCGTTTGATCATCTACATGTCTCCCCTACTTCCAGCTGGTCGGACACACTTCATACTTCCGATAAGCCACCCAGTTCAAACAACGAGAGGTGTACCAGAAAGACTGGCAgcgtgcatgtttatgcttgaACGTGTCTACCCTTTCGGCGTTCGAGCGTTAACGTGGTCAGCGATGATGCGAAAGTCCAAGTCATTGCACCTTGACAGTCTAGGAGATGACTTCAGAAGGATACGGGACGTAGTACGGTACGAAATGAAGCGAGCTGCTGTGTCAGCCCCGTGGTTAAACAACAACGAGTCTCATGTTGCTACTTCCAAGGTGGACGGTATGAAAATTGAGCTTATACCTCGTAAAGAACTGCTAGCTCTGCCGGCTATGACGTTCCAGAAAGACGTTCCGGTGCGGGGACGAGTGCTTCTGGCGTACTATAAGCTGCTTCGTTTCGTACACACGCAGTACTGGACAAGCGGGGACCGCACTCACTTTCATGATCCGATAATCCCGAGGGAGTCTGTATTCCAACCAGGATCCTTCTACGATCATCAGCGCAACGTGTTGACGCTTTCACCAGCTACCGTAGCGTTTGTGGCAAGAATTTCTCACTACTTCGAGGCGACCTCGGTTCCCTTTCTTTTAACACCGATCGTTCGCGGCATGTTCGCTGCAATGGACGGTCGTAGCACTTCTGTAGACGTCGACGGAGGGGTCCACAAGTTGTTGTCCATGAACTCTCAAGGAAGATTTCTGACTCGCGCCAAGTGCGTTCAAGAAACGTTCCTCCGTGGGGCAAAGGCGTTGACGAAGAACGACGGCGACGAATCGCTGTTTCTTTACGAGAACGTGGCAGATGGCGCTGCTCTACAACCGCTGTACAACGTCTTCCTGAAATTCGCTCATAGGAAAAATAACTTGGGCATCGTGCGAGGACTTCGTGGAGACGTGACAATGCAGCGGTTATTTTTCCTCAACTACGCCTCCATGTTTTGCGAACATGCGCGCAGTGGAATGCACTTGAAGAAGGTGCTCCAGCGCAAGGCATTCGTTCCGGGGATGTTAAGAGTGAATGGTCCGTTGAAAAGATTCAAAGCTTTCGCCAAGGTGTTCGAATGCGCGTATGATACGCCTATGAATCCAAATCATTCTTGTACATTATGGTGA